A portion of the Nitrospirota bacterium genome contains these proteins:
- a CDS encoding tetratricopeptide repeat protein: MMVFGAGCSREPERVLEEAFRLWRTGNYSEAVEQFHAFSLRFPKTSFAPKALYLAAGGYASQLHDYPRAVSAYLSLSRKYSSTDLAPEALKKVGDLHRQRLGDLRKAIVYYGMVTEQYPRSPQAAESQYLIAESYMELRQYDQARVEYLQAAKDYPKSRFVPLAYYQVANSYYAESDCSEAGRYYARVVDDFPNHALAADARVAKTSCGRSVRPAIQQ; this comes from the coding sequence GTGATGGTTTTCGGGGCCGGCTGCAGCCGCGAGCCCGAGCGCGTGCTGGAGGAGGCGTTCCGTCTCTGGCGCACGGGAAACTACTCGGAAGCCGTCGAACAATTTCACGCCTTCAGCCTCAGATTTCCGAAGACCAGCTTTGCGCCGAAGGCGCTCTACCTTGCAGCCGGGGGTTACGCGAGCCAGCTTCACGACTACCCCAGAGCGGTCAGCGCCTATCTGTCACTTTCACGCAAGTATTCTTCAACCGATCTCGCCCCGGAAGCGCTCAAGAAAGTGGGCGATCTCCATCGGCAGAGGTTGGGCGATCTCCGGAAAGCCATCGTCTACTACGGGATGGTGACGGAGCAATATCCGCGAAGCCCGCAGGCCGCTGAGAGCCAGTATCTCATCGCGGAGAGCTACATGGAGCTCCGCCAGTATGACCAGGCGAGGGTGGAGTATCTTCAAGCGGCCAAGGACTACCCGAAGAGCCGGTTCGTTCCCCTCGCGTACTATCAGGTGGCGAACTCATACTACGCGGAGAGCGATTGTAGCGAGGCCGGCCGATACTACGCCCGCGTGGTGGACGATTTTCCGAACCACGCCCTGGCCGCCGATGCGCGTGTGGCCAAGACCTCCTGCGGCCGCTCCGTCCGACCCGCGATCCAGCAGTAG
- a CDS encoding (2Fe-2S) ferredoxin domain-containing protein, whose amino-acid sequence MPRPEKIPFDRVIFVCVNERPAGEDACAPRGSKPLQEELKAYAKSKGLKGRLRVSRVMCLGQCALGPNIAIMPDNVWYHRATKDDLAEIKRRFIDPLANG is encoded by the coding sequence GTGCCGCGGCCTGAGAAGATTCCCTTCGATCGCGTCATCTTCGTCTGCGTCAACGAGCGCCCGGCGGGGGAGGATGCTTGTGCCCCTCGCGGCTCGAAGCCGCTTCAGGAAGAGCTGAAAGCCTACGCCAAATCGAAGGGCCTGAAAGGGCGGCTGCGCGTCTCCCGCGTCATGTGCCTCGGCCAGTGCGCCCTCGGTCCGAATATCGCCATCATGCCGGACAACGTCTGGTACCACCGCGCCACAAAAGATGACCTCGCCGAGATCAAGCGCCGCTTCATCGACCCTCTGGCCAACGGCTAG
- the nadA gene encoding quinolinate synthase NadA — MALAPDALCEFDDHETSYAIEPLDQVPAEARDTWQRIPENYLHLPSKELSERIPAAKSKLGDRLVILGHHYQRDEIIRFADFTGDSYKLSKSAAAQGSDFIVFCGVHFMAETADVLTQDRQAVILPNLTAGCSMADMAPPDQVRESWAELQEVTREVVPVTYMNSAASLKALTGDNGGAVCTSSNAAKIIRWAFEHSERVFFFPDQHLGRNTALKMGIPLDRMILWDPRKPYGGHAPEAIRRSRMILWKGHCSVHTRFTVDQIRKAREEHAGIRVMVHPECTWDVVEASDDVGSTEQIAHAIEASPAGSQWAVGTEVNLVHRLSQKHPDKLIYCLDPIVCPCSTMYRIHPSYLLWVLEGLVGGRVVNRIQVAPEIAPGARTALDRMIEITEASSPLRAAA; from the coding sequence ATGGCTCTTGCGCCCGACGCCCTGTGTGAATTCGACGACCACGAAACGTCGTATGCGATCGAACCGCTGGACCAAGTTCCGGCGGAAGCGCGCGACACATGGCAGCGGATTCCGGAGAATTATCTCCACCTCCCGTCGAAGGAGCTGTCCGAACGCATCCCGGCGGCGAAGTCCAAGCTGGGCGATCGCTTGGTGATACTGGGCCATCACTACCAGCGGGACGAAATCATCCGGTTTGCCGACTTCACGGGAGACTCCTACAAACTTTCGAAATCTGCCGCTGCGCAGGGGAGCGACTTTATCGTCTTCTGCGGCGTCCACTTCATGGCCGAAACGGCGGATGTGCTTACTCAGGATCGGCAGGCGGTCATTCTCCCCAATCTCACGGCCGGATGCTCCATGGCGGACATGGCCCCACCGGATCAAGTCCGCGAGTCCTGGGCAGAGCTTCAGGAAGTCACCCGCGAGGTGGTGCCGGTCACATACATGAACTCCGCGGCATCGCTCAAGGCGCTCACCGGCGATAACGGCGGCGCGGTCTGCACCTCATCCAATGCGGCCAAGATCATTCGATGGGCGTTCGAGCACTCCGAGCGCGTCTTCTTCTTTCCCGATCAGCATCTGGGCCGCAACACGGCGCTGAAGATGGGCATCCCTCTCGACCGCATGATTCTGTGGGATCCTCGGAAGCCCTATGGGGGGCATGCGCCGGAGGCCATTCGTCGGTCGCGGATGATCCTGTGGAAGGGTCATTGCTCCGTCCACACGAGGTTCACCGTGGACCAGATCCGAAAAGCCCGCGAGGAGCACGCCGGCATTCGTGTCATGGTTCATCCGGAGTGCACGTGGGATGTGGTGGAGGCATCGGACGACGTCGGCTCCACCGAGCAGATCGCGCACGCCATCGAGGCCTCTCCCGCGGGATCTCAGTGGGCGGTGGGAACCGAGGTCAACCTGGTGCACCGGCTCTCCCAGAAGCATCCGGACAAATTGATCTACTGCCTCGACCCGATCGTATGTCCTTGCTCCACGATGTACCGGATTCATCCGTCCTATCTGCTCTGGGTCTTGGAGGGGTTGGTAGGCGGACGCGTGGTGAATCGCATTCAGGTAGCGCCTGAGATCGCGCCGGGCGCGCGCACCGCTCTGGATCGAATGATCGAAATCACGGAAGCCTCTTCCCCTCTACGTGCCGCGGCCTGA